The sequence below is a genomic window from Sphingobacterium sp. ML3W.
CTCTATTGGTTCTTCGATACCAACGACTTCTTTAATTGCCGTCGGAAGTGCATCTTTAAAATATCCCTTTCCATGTGTCAGTGTACCACCAAAATGGCCAGTGAAAGCAATAAGAATAAACATCAGAAACAATAGCAACAGTCGATATGGTTTTATTTTTTCAATAAATGAATAGCGCGTACCCTCTCTATATAATTGGTATAAAAAAAGACTGATTACTGCGACAGCTATCCCTAACCATTGATGAAACTCCAATGTTTCCTGTTCATATCCTCCCTGTAAAGACAATAAATATCCTGTAAAACATGCCAATAAAGCAGCAACACCGCCAAGTAATAGAGATAAAGATATCGCTGGTCCAATAGTGCGATAGCTTTCCTTTCTTGAAAAGACTGCCAATATACAAGCTACAATCAACATTCCGATAGGTAAATGCACCAATAGAGGGTGCCATCTACCAGTAAAATTCATCAACTCTTCAAAAAACAACATCATGATTTATAGCGTGTTTTTAAAAGATTTAACATGAATACATTGATACTCCACTGATCAGCAACAGGTTGTTGTGTATAAGGTAAAGTAGGTAAATAGCCTGCAGGACCGAACTCGGTCGTAATCCTTAAAATTCCTGCATTATTCTCCTTATGAAGTCTCACAATTTCATCCCACCATGCTAAATGTTGGTCTAATGTGGATTTCCACTCTGGTGCTGCTGGATCATTGACTTGTGGCCCTTGAGGATGACCTACTCGAGCATGGATATGGCTTGTTCTTGATAATGCCAATTGAACTGCCTCTTTCTGATCAGATAGCATAGATTCATGAACATTGCACCAATGCGATATATCCAAAGTTAACTTCAACTCTGGGATTTGTTGCAAATAATTTTTTGTGATATGAGCTGCAAAACTAAATCTTCCACGGTGGGTTTCGTGTGTTATTGGAATACCTGTTTTTTTGGATATGGATGTTGTTGCATCAATCAATGCTTTATTCTGCTCGAAGGTATAATAATCTTTACCGGTATGGCAATTGATATAATCAGGTTTCTGTTGAGCAGCCTCCTCGACATTTTTGGCAAATGAGCTCAGGTACTGCTCAAAATTTGCACCACCACCTCCACTCAATAGTCCAAGTGAGAGTTTATGTTTCTTTAATGCCTCGAACATTGCTGTACGATCGGGCCCTGCAGCAGGTAACCAAGTCTCTAGACCATCATATCCTGCCTGGCTCACTTTGGCACAGTAACTGTCCCATGATTCTGCCATACCCCAGTTGGTACAGTAATACTTAATTTTAAGATTATCTTTCACTTGAGCTTGACTTAGTAAAGCCCACAAACAAAACAGCATGATGCTATATAAATATTTCATTCAGGTATAAGTTAAACAATTGCACTGATCAGGTTGCCTTCTACATCCGTAAGACGGAAAGGCCTTCCCTGAAATTCATAAGTAAATTTTTCATGGTCGAAACCGAGTAAATGGAGCATAGTAGCATGTACATCATGCACTGAAGACCTACCACTGACCCCAGTAAAACCGATTTCATCCGTCTCTCCATAGGTCACTCCGGGCTTGACTCCACCGCCAGCCATCCATATCGTATAAGCATCGGTATGATGATCACGTCCTAAGAAAGGCATATCGCTGTTATCTCGGTTTTCTTGCATCGGAGTTCTACCAAATTCACCACCCCACACGACCAATGTTTCATCCAACAATCCGCGCTGTTTCAAGTCCATGATCAATGCCGTCATCGGTCGATCTATCTCTCTACATTTATTTCGAAATCCATAATCGATAGAATCGGAAGCATTGGTTCCATGACTATCCCAGCCCCAATCGAATAATTGTACATAACGCACACCCTGCTCAACGAGCTTACGCGCTAACAAGCAATTATTTGCAAAGGATTCTTTCCCAGGTTCTGTACCATACAATTCATGAATATGTGCAGGCTCTTGGCTGATATCCATCACTTCTGGAACTGCGACCTGCATTTTGTAAGCCATCTCATATTGGGCTATTCGCGATAGTGTTTCAGGATCTTTGTAAGTATCATATTCGTCTTTATTCACTTCATTGATGGCATCTATGGCATGTCTCTTTAAGTCTCTATCCATACCATCGGGGTCAGCAAGATAAAGTACAGGATCACCTTTGGAACGACATTGCACACCTTGATAAACTGACGGCAAGAAACCCGAACCCCATACACTTTTTCCTGCATCGGGCGTTTTCCCTCCTGAGGTCAAAACAACAAATCCTGGTAAGTTACTATTCTCCGATCCCAAACCATAGGTTACCCAAGAGCCGATACTCGGTCTTCCAAGTCTTGCACTTCCTGTCTGCATAAATAATTGTGCAGGGCCATGGTTGAATTGATCCGTATGCACCGCCTTTAGGAAACTGACATCGTCCACCACTTTACTAAAGTGTGGTAAATGGTCCGATACCCAAGCACCACTTTGTCCATATTGTTTAAAGGTGGCCTGCGGGCCCAACATCTTAGGGATACCCCGTATGAAAGCAAACTTCTTACCCGCCAAAAGCGATTCCGGACAAGGTTGGTTATGTAATGTTTGTAGCACCGGTTTATAGTCAAACAACTCCAATTGAGAAGGTGCACCTGCCATATGCAGATAAATAACACTTTTTGCTTTTCCAGGAAAATGTGGAGATTTTGGAATCAATGGATTTAAAGCATTCAGATCAAAAGCTCCACCCGTATTCGTATTACCACCACAACTTGCTAGAAAGCTACCTAGCGCTATACTTCCAACACCTGCCACGCAGTCTTTCAAAAAATGCCTACGCGTGACTGCTTGCAATTTTTGTTGCTGCAATTCACTAAATAATTTATTAAGATCTTTCATTGTCCTTACGATTTTGTTAGAAATTCATCCAAGTTTAACAATGCATTTGCCACAACCATATAGGCGGCTTTTGATGTTAATGATGGGTCCTTAGATTCATCTGCACTAGCAGCCATAAATTTAGCGGCCTCAGCAGGTTTCTTATTAAAATTTTGGAGTGCCGCTTGATACAATTTCTCTAATGCCACGACTTTATCTTCAGTAGGGCTCTTTAACATGAGCTCTTTGTAACCATGACTAATTATAGATTTCGGACTACCTGCACCATCTTTTTGCATCCGTCGAGATAAATGCTTAGCAGCCTCTATATAGACTGGGTCATTTAATGTGGTCAGGGCTTGCAATGGTGTGTTCGTACGAATACGATCGCCCAAGCAGACTTCCCTACTGGAAGCATCAAATGAAATAAATGAAGGGTAAGGACTTGTTCTTTTCAGAAAGGTATAAAGTCCTCTTCTATATTGATCTTCACCCTCACTTGTAGCCCAAGACTCACCACTATATACGGTCATCCAAACACCATCAGGTTGAAAAGGCATCACCGATGGACCATACATTTTTTTACTTAGCAGACCACTAACAGCTAACGTTTGATCACGAATTTGTTCAGCAGAAAGCCTAAATCTTGGTCCACGAGCTAAATAAATATTTGCAGGATCCTTATCAGCATCACTCTTCTTTAAACTTGAAGATTGCTTATAAGTAGATGACATGACTATATCTTTGATTAAGCTCTTCATACTCCATTTTTTAGAGTGCATCAAATCTAATGCTAAGTAATCTAACAAGTCTGTATGCATAGAAGGAATACTTTGCGTACCCATATCACCAAGCGGTTCTACCAACCCTCTTCCAAATAATTGTGCCCATACCCTATTAACCAAGGTACGTGCAGTCAATGGATTATCTTTACTCACAATCCATTTTGCAAAACCTAATCTATTTTTTGGCGCTCCTTCAGGAAATGTATTCAAAGTTGCTGGTACTCCTGGTTGTACTTCTTCTCCTAATGTCAATCTATTCCCCCTTTCGAAAACATGTGTTTTTCGATGCATATCTGCTGGATTTTCAATCATTATCGGCACACTTTCAGGATTCGTATTGATCAGCTGTAAAAATGTATTTTGCATGCTTTGCGATTCAACATTATTTGCAACAGGTAGTCCTTCTCGTAGCGCAAACCACTCAATCATACAAATCGGTTGATCTTTTCCCGCGCTTGGATTTCTAAAGATGAGGTAGAGATCATGAACCCCAGCTTCATCTTTAATAGCTGCCTGAATCACCTGTCTACCAGAAGTATTAGGAAGCTGTACTTCACTTAACAATGGCCCATCCTTACTACCCTTTCTCACTTCAATGACTCCACCTTTTAAATCAGTCCAATAATTGATATAGAGTTGCTTCTTACCTTGCAGCGAAATATTTTTTAACCGTGCACTTCCTCCTGAACGTACCCCTAACCATTTGGTATCATATAAAGCACCATTTTCTACTTGATCACTGTAATGTGCATGAATTTTGGGTTCTAATGTTTGTAAAAACAAATCGGTCGAACGAATTAAATCTTGATGACCATTCTTTGTCAACCAATATTTGATACTATCTACACGTTTCTCATCCTCCGGTTTATAAAAGCGTAACCTCGGATGATCACCTTGTGTATCTTCATCTCGCGTGTTGTTAAAAAATGCAACAGATTGGTAGTATTCTTCAAATTTAAAAGGGTCGTATGTATGACTATGACATTGTATACATTCGAATGTGGTGCTCAACCAAACTTGATAAGTCGTATTGACCCGATCGAGTACAGATGCTACCCGAAACTCTTCATTATCTGTTCCTCCCTCATCATTATTCATGGTATTGCGATGGAAAGCTGTAGCGATTAACTGGTCTTTAGTAGGCTCTGGCAATAAATCACCGGCTAGCTGCTCTATGGTAAATTCATCATAAGGCATGTCCTTATTCAAGGATTTTATCAACCAATCTCGGTATGGCCATATACGTCTAGAAGCATCTTTCTCGTAGCCTTTTGTGTCGGCATAACGTGCCAAATCGAGCCACCAGCTCGCCCATTTTTCTCCATATTGTTGCGAGGCGAGTAAACTATCTACTCGCAGTTCATAGGCTTCTTCTCTGTTATCATTAATAAATGATTCCACTTCTGTTAGCGTTGGTGGTAAGCCCACAATATCCAAATAGAGCCTACGTAGTAAAGTTTCTTTATCTGCTTGATCAGAAAAGGTCAAGCCTTCTTGATTCATTTTATCCTGTACGAAAAAATCAATATTATTGGATATTCCTTTAGGTTTCATACCAAATAAGCTTGCAAAAGAAAAAGGTTTCGGTACTTCAACATGTTCTGGTAAAGTATAAGCCCAATGTTCTCCCCATTTCGCTCCTTCATTTACCCATCTAGTCAAAATACTGATTTCTTCATCAGTCAACTTTGGAGCATTGTAGGGCATCCTTAACTCAGGGTCCTCACTGGTAAGACGTTTTATAAATTCACTATGATCCGCATCTCCTGCGATGATAGCTGGCTTTCCCGACTCTGTTTTAGCAAAGGCTTCCTCTTCAAAAAGTAAACTAAAATTCCCATTTTTCTTTACTCCGCCATGGCAAGTAATACAATGCTTATTGAGAAGGGGCTTTACATCAGCACTAAAATCCACAGAATCTTCTTTCTGAAAGGTGAACAATCCGATAGCAACGATTGCACACAATAAGAGGGATACGACGACAAGTTTTCTTTTCATTTTCAATACGATTTATAACTTTAGGTATGATGGACAACCAAACTGGCTTTCAAAATGGCCTATCGCATTTTTCGTTATTTAGGTGTATATAATAAAAAAGGTTAGTGATGATTGATGTTGTATTAATCATCATTTTGTTAATTTACTAAATTACACGTTATAAAAACAAAATATTACAACGATATTTGCTATTACTGACACTATATTACCCCTTAGATTGGTTCAATAATTGAAAGAAGAATAATGATTATCTTTTTATTGCATTGCCTAATTGGAAATTAAAAAAGGAGGACAATCTTTATCTGGTACTTTTGGAATGATTTTATGTCTTAAATTCTATAATTTTATTGAAAATATAGAACTTTACAATTGACTATTGAATTTCAATAATCTCAACTTATTATGGAAGCAGAAATCAGAAAAGAAATGGAGGAGGACTTTAGTCAAGTTTTCAATCTAATTGAACTTGCATTTAAAAATAAAAAATATAGCGATCATCAAGAGCAATTTCTAGTGCAAAAACTTAGAGATTCGGACGTATTCGAGCCCGAATTATCATTGGTAGCTGAATTTAATAAAGAAATAGTAGGTTATATATTACTAACAAAAATTAAGATAAAAAATGGTATAGATGAACATCTGGCACTAGCATTGGCCCCAGTGGCTGTTCTACCAGCATATCAAAAAAGAGGAATCGGTGCTCAGCTCATCCGTACAGCGCACAGCAGAACTGCAACTTTAGGCTATGGTGCTGTGATAGTATTAGGACATGAAAACTATTATCCAAAATTTGGATATCAGCCAGCTGAAAAGTATGGTATTCAATTACCCTTTGACGTACCTAAGGAAAACTGTATGGTAAAAGAATTAAGAACAAATGCATTAAAAGGTGTACATGGAATGGTCGAATATGCAAAAGAGTTTTACAGCTAAGGGGCTTATGTATATGCACATAAGCCCCTCATCAACCATATTTATTATAATCGTAAAAAAACTATAGTCTATCTCATTATTTGGAAGAAAAGGAAGCGAATTCCAATTCTGCTACATCAGATTGAAATGCTACAAATTGTTCCTGAGACATATTCTTGATTGGTAATCTAAATTCTCCGCAATCTAATCCAATTAATTTCATATAGGTCTTCCCTACCGATATTCCACCATATTTAGCCAATAACGTAATCATATCGATAGACTTTTGCTGTAAAGCATTTGCGCGTTCAAAATCACCAGCATTAAATGCAGATATCAAATCATGATATAACGGTGCAGCATAATTATAGGTACTGCCAACAGCTCCTTTTGCTCCTAAAATCAAAGAAGAAAGCATGTTTTCATCTCTACCCCACAACATATCGTATTTACGACCAGCATAATTCATACAAGATAAGAAGTCCATAAAGTCTTCATGTGTATATTTAATACCGGCAAAGTTTGGAATGACACCATCTACTGCTTTCAATAAATCGATCATTGGATAGTTCCCTCCAGTCAGGACAGGGATATGATAATAATAAAAGGCAGTATTTGGAGCTGCTGCGGCAATCTCGACACAACAGGCCGCTAATTGTCCAACATTAGCAGGCTTAAAGTAGAATGGCGATGTGAATGAAATGGCATCGACTCCTTCTTCTTCCGAAATTTTAGCCAGCTCTATACACTCTCTAATATTGGTTCCTCCCAAAAGTACAATTAATTTAAAATCTGGATCAGTCTTGGTTAGGGTTGACCAAGCCTGTACCACTGCGACTTTCTCTTGAAATGTCAAGGAAACTCCCTCGCCCGTCGAACCGCAAATAAACCCACCTTTTACTTGATTACTTTTTAAGGATTGATAGTATGCGGGAATTTGCTCTAAATTTAAATCACCGTTTTCATCAAATGGTGTGAATGGAGCTGCAATTAAGCCTTCGATTTTTTTAATTATCATTTATTTTAAATGTTTAAGATCTATTAAAAATCCTAATCCATACTGATTTGTATGAATTAGAATAAAATTTCACATGCTTTTATCAAGTTAGAATTGAGGGTAGCCTGCTGTTTGTTTAAGTGCCCTATTGTTGGTAAGCGATTTGCGATCGATTGGCCAAAGGAGTTTATATGCTTCCTGAGAAGAAAGACCTGTATGTGCAAAGACATACTTATCACCAAATCTTCTTAAATCATACCAGTACTTACCTTCTGCCAAAAATTCTAATTTACGCTCGTTTAGAATCGCTTCTACTGGATCCTTATCGATAATTTGATTTGGATATCCAAAAATACTTTCCTGATAATGGCTACCAAAAGCTCGCGCACGAACTTGATTGATTTCCTCTTTTGGGCTTTCGCCTAAAATGACTTTCGCTTCAGCCATGAGTAATAAAAGATCTGCGTAACGGTATATTGGAAAATCATTGCTATAAGCTCTTGATCCAGCATTTTGCTCTCCTTGATACTTATATAGAAAACAACCTGCTATCTTGTAATTTCCCACATCATCCTTGCTATAAGCAGCCTGTATAGAACTGTTTTTTCGTTCATCTAAATCATGGTAGTTACGATAGGTATTGATCCGAGTCGGGACACGTAGAATACCACCATAATTATCCTGAGTGACGCTAAAACTACGATTAGATAATGAGTCATAGAAATTAACAAGAATATTTGCATTAGGGACGAAGTCACTGATGAACCCGAGACTAGCTTCATTCAATTTATGTCTAATACCCAATATCATTTCATTATTACCATTGCTTTTGACATCGAAAACATTTTTGAAGTCTGGTTGCAGACCCAATGATAAATTTGACTTAATATCTGTTAGAGCATTTTTAGCAATCGTCGCATCTTGCTTTCCTCCCTCACGATGTGCAGACCACAAATAAACTTCCGCCTGTAGCATCAGCGTTGCTCCTTTTGACCAAAATGAGCGTGCTTGACGAATAGAATAATCTGTACCAAAACCTGCATTAGAACTTTCGATATCGGATTTGATCAATTTTAATACTTCTGCTGCTGGCGATGCTTCTTTAGCTAAATTAGAAACGTCTATCTTGTCGATAGCATCTGTTTGGATAACCGCGTCTCCCCAAGATCTATACAATTGAAAATAATAAAATGCACGCATACCGTGCGCGATACCCAAATAATAGTTCTTACTATCCTCCGAAAGTACAGTGGATATATTCAACTTACTGATCAATAAATTGAGTTGATTGATCTGATCATATAGTCCTCCAAAGTTAGATACTCCTGGATTATCCATATCCAAATTATGTTGCCACATCCGTTCTATACCTTGCGAAGCTTCACCTGTAAAGGAGGCTGTAGTACCCGGATCATTACCAAAGGTACCTGAACGGAGTTCTCCTAAAAATAAAAAACTTCGTTCATGCGTACGAAAGCGAGCATGCAAACCCACTACAAAAGAATCGAATTGATCTGCAGTTTTCCAATAAACCGCATCACTATAGTTACTTATTGGACTGAGTTCTAAATTGTTGCTACATGAGCTCATGCCCATACAGGTTAAGCTGCCTAAAATAATATAGGTAAATATATTTTTTTTCATGATAATTTCAAGATTAAATACCGTTAAAAAGAAAGTTGAACACCCAATACATAAGACCTTGGTGTAGGATATGTTCCGCCATAAACTCCTGTAACCACATTATCTCCATTGACAGGTGGCTCAGGAGTTGGTCCTGTAAATTTGGTAATGTAAAACAGATTGTTTCCACTAACGTATACACGTGCTCTGGATAGGATATGCGTTTTTGAATGCAACCATTTTGGAAGATCATAAGAAAGTGTAATCTCACGAAGCGCCAAATAGTCCCCCTTCTCATAGAATCGAGAATTATTACTATTCAAATTCGGATTCGCATTATTACTTCTTGTATAGTTCTGCTTAGAGCCAACGACCTGATCTGCAAAATAGACTTTAGGAATATCGGTATCTGTATTCGTTGGAGACCAAGCTTGCTTTTGCATTTCCAAGTAATTAAAAGTACCTTGATAGTTGCCTAAAGTACGTGCAACTAAGTCATTATAAATGGTATGCCCTAATGCAAATTCCCAGTTTGTAAACATGCTGAAACCTTTATAACTCATATTGGTCGTAAATCCACCTGTCCATTTCGGATTGATGTTACCGATGTATACTTGATCACGTGAATCGATGATATCATTGCCATCTACATCTAACCAATTGACGTCTCCAGGTGTAATACGACCATTCGTGCCCGCTGGAAGATTAGGACCTGTAATACCTGCAATATTATCTTTTCTATTTCCTGCGATTTGATTAACTTCAGCCTCATCTTTAAAGATAGATACTTGTTTATAGGCATAGATATCTCCTAAAGTTCGTCCTTCTTGATATCCTCCTACCCACTCCACCTGACCAGATGAAGGGTCATATACCTGAATTCCACCTTGTCTATTAAATTCATTACCGTTACTAGGAAGTTCTAGAATTTTATTTTTAACATAAGCTGCATTTGCACCGATGTTTAGATTAAAACCTTCTGGATTACGGATAATCTGCGATTGAATGCCAATCTCATAACCTTTATTTTGTAAGGTCCCTAAATTGGTTACAATTTTCCCAAACCCAACATAACTAGGTAGTTCCAAATCGGTCAACAAGTTACTTGTACGACGGTCATAATAATCAAACAAAACGGTTACACGATTATTCAAAATACCAAGATCTAAACCAGCTCCTGTTGTTTTACTAGTCTCCCAGGCTAAATTCGTATTGACGGGCGAAGTATTAAGATAACCAGCTAAACCATTGTAGTTAGCTTGCTGATCGTATATACCTTGAACTTGGTAACGACC
It includes:
- a CDS encoding sugar phosphate isomerase/epimerase family protein, with amino-acid sequence MKYLYSIMLFCLWALLSQAQVKDNLKIKYYCTNWGMAESWDSYCAKVSQAGYDGLETWLPAAGPDRTAMFEALKKHKLSLGLLSGGGGANFEQYLSSFAKNVEEAAQQKPDYINCHTGKDYYTFEQNKALIDATTSISKKTGIPITHETHRGRFSFAAHITKNYLQQIPELKLTLDISHWCNVHESMLSDQKEAVQLALSRTSHIHARVGHPQGPQVNDPAAPEWKSTLDQHLAWWDEIVRLHKENNAGILRITTEFGPAGYLPTLPYTQQPVADQWSINVFMLNLLKTRYKS
- a CDS encoding DUF1501 domain-containing protein, yielding MKDLNKLFSELQQQKLQAVTRRHFLKDCVAGVGSIALGSFLASCGGNTNTGGAFDLNALNPLIPKSPHFPGKAKSVIYLHMAGAPSQLELFDYKPVLQTLHNQPCPESLLAGKKFAFIRGIPKMLGPQATFKQYGQSGAWVSDHLPHFSKVVDDVSFLKAVHTDQFNHGPAQLFMQTGSARLGRPSIGSWVTYGLGSENSNLPGFVVLTSGGKTPDAGKSVWGSGFLPSVYQGVQCRSKGDPVLYLADPDGMDRDLKRHAIDAINEVNKDEYDTYKDPETLSRIAQYEMAYKMQVAVPEVMDISQEPAHIHELYGTEPGKESFANNCLLARKLVEQGVRYVQLFDWGWDSHGTNASDSIDYGFRNKCREIDRPMTALIMDLKQRGLLDETLVVWGGEFGRTPMQENRDNSDMPFLGRDHHTDAYTIWMAGGGVKPGVTYGETDEIGFTGVSGRSSVHDVHATMLHLLGFDHEKFTYEFQGRPFRLTDVEGNLISAIV
- a CDS encoding DUF1553 domain-containing protein; amino-acid sequence: MKRKLVVVSLLLCAIVAIGLFTFQKEDSVDFSADVKPLLNKHCITCHGGVKKNGNFSLLFEEEAFAKTESGKPAIIAGDADHSEFIKRLTSEDPELRMPYNAPKLTDEEISILTRWVNEGAKWGEHWAYTLPEHVEVPKPFSFASLFGMKPKGISNNIDFFVQDKMNQEGLTFSDQADKETLLRRLYLDIVGLPPTLTEVESFINDNREEAYELRVDSLLASQQYGEKWASWWLDLARYADTKGYEKDASRRIWPYRDWLIKSLNKDMPYDEFTIEQLAGDLLPEPTKDQLIATAFHRNTMNNDEGGTDNEEFRVASVLDRVNTTYQVWLSTTFECIQCHSHTYDPFKFEEYYQSVAFFNNTRDEDTQGDHPRLRFYKPEDEKRVDSIKYWLTKNGHQDLIRSTDLFLQTLEPKIHAHYSDQVENGALYDTKWLGVRSGGSARLKNISLQGKKQLYINYWTDLKGGVIEVRKGSKDGPLLSEVQLPNTSGRQVIQAAIKDEAGVHDLYLIFRNPSAGKDQPICMIEWFALREGLPVANNVESQSMQNTFLQLINTNPESVPIMIENPADMHRKTHVFERGNRLTLGEEVQPGVPATLNTFPEGAPKNRLGFAKWIVSKDNPLTARTLVNRVWAQLFGRGLVEPLGDMGTQSIPSMHTDLLDYLALDLMHSKKWSMKSLIKDIVMSSTYKQSSSLKKSDADKDPANIYLARGPRFRLSAEQIRDQTLAVSGLLSKKMYGPSVMPFQPDGVWMTVYSGESWATSEGEDQYRRGLYTFLKRTSPYPSFISFDASSREVCLGDRIRTNTPLQALTTLNDPVYIEAAKHLSRRMQKDGAGSPKSIISHGYKELMLKSPTEDKVVALEKLYQAALQNFNKKPAEAAKFMAASADESKDPSLTSKAAYMVVANALLNLDEFLTKS
- a CDS encoding GNAT family N-acetyltransferase, whose protein sequence is MEAEIRKEMEEDFSQVFNLIELAFKNKKYSDHQEQFLVQKLRDSDVFEPELSLVAEFNKEIVGYILLTKIKIKNGIDEHLALALAPVAVLPAYQKRGIGAQLIRTAHSRTATLGYGAVIVLGHENYYPKFGYQPAEKYGIQLPFDVPKENCMVKELRTNALKGVHGMVEYAKEFYS
- a CDS encoding dihydrodipicolinate synthase family protein — protein: MIIKKIEGLIAAPFTPFDENGDLNLEQIPAYYQSLKSNQVKGGFICGSTGEGVSLTFQEKVAVVQAWSTLTKTDPDFKLIVLLGGTNIRECIELAKISEEEGVDAISFTSPFYFKPANVGQLAACCVEIAAAAPNTAFYYYHIPVLTGGNYPMIDLLKAVDGVIPNFAGIKYTHEDFMDFLSCMNYAGRKYDMLWGRDENMLSSLILGAKGAVGSTYNYAAPLYHDLISAFNAGDFERANALQQKSIDMITLLAKYGGISVGKTYMKLIGLDCGEFRLPIKNMSQEQFVAFQSDVAELEFASFSSK
- the nanU gene encoding SusD family outer membrane lipoprotein NanU, with translation MKKNIFTYIILGSLTCMGMSSCSNNLELSPISNYSDAVYWKTADQFDSFVVGLHARFRTHERSFLFLGELRSGTFGNDPGTTASFTGEASQGIERMWQHNLDMDNPGVSNFGGLYDQINQLNLLISKLNISTVLSEDSKNYYLGIAHGMRAFYYFQLYRSWGDAVIQTDAIDKIDVSNLAKEASPAAEVLKLIKSDIESSNAGFGTDYSIRQARSFWSKGATLMLQAEVYLWSAHREGGKQDATIAKNALTDIKSNLSLGLQPDFKNVFDVKSNGNNEMILGIRHKLNEASLGFISDFVPNANILVNFYDSLSNRSFSVTQDNYGGILRVPTRINTYRNYHDLDERKNSSIQAAYSKDDVGNYKIAGCFLYKYQGEQNAGSRAYSNDFPIYRYADLLLLMAEAKVILGESPKEEINQVRARAFGSHYQESIFGYPNQIIDKDPVEAILNERKLEFLAEGKYWYDLRRFGDKYVFAHTGLSSQEAYKLLWPIDRKSLTNNRALKQTAGYPQF